A portion of the Phacochoerus africanus isolate WHEZ1 chromosome 5, ROS_Pafr_v1, whole genome shotgun sequence genome contains these proteins:
- the FAM136A gene encoding protein FAM136A, which produces MWAPARQGAAGVAMAELQQLRVQEAVDSMVKNLERENIRKMQGLMFRCSAGCCEDSQASMQQVHQCIERCHAPLAQAQALVTSELEKFQDRLARCTLHCNDKAKDSIDAGSKELQVKRQLECCVTKCVDDHMNLIPTMTKKMKESLSSMGK; this is translated from the exons ATGTGGGCGCCGGCGCGGCAGGGAGCAGCTGGGGTCGCCATGgcggagctgcagcagctccggGTGCAGGAGGCAGTGGACTCCATGGTGAAGAATCTGGAGAGAGAGAACATCCGGAAGATGCAG GGCCTCATGTTCCGGTGCAGTGCTGGCTGCTGTGAGGACAGCCAGGCATCCATGCAGCAGGTGCATCAGTGCATCGAGCGCTGCCATGCACCTCTGGCTCAAGCCCAGGCCCTGGTCACCAGTGAGTTGGAGAAGTTCCAG GACCGCCTGGCCCGGTGCACTTTGCACTGCAACGACAAAGCCAAAGATTCAATAGACGCAGGGAGTAAGGAGCTCCAGGTGAAGCGGCAGCTGGAGTGTTGTGTGACCAAGTGTGTGGATGACCACATGAACCTCATCCCAACCATGACCAAGAAGATGAAGGAATCACTCTCGTCCATGGGGAAATAG